The following proteins are co-located in the Syngnathus scovelli strain Florida chromosome 5, RoL_Ssco_1.2, whole genome shotgun sequence genome:
- the rasal3 gene encoding ras/Rap GTPase-activating protein SynGAP isoform X1, with translation MGTEQQEVESTTHPPQTEQGSAAKKRNPPADHLEGQAAESTDPLKTYKWKTASKEFLHEVSEDGASSAASTTERTQKGNKWNKMQLRRKALSEEDKATKMNSTGKNPFQRALSLPPMSFFTMLTQSSSSDSAPHGEPPKPSVTEATLEPEQGGGGARFKKCWRSVSQKLKRPRLQSRNSAPILLQGEGEHEAVSTELQKNQWAEPREVTLWNISNCVLQDGQILICTEEEPTMWTRTRVNSCLSNLSMQNLVDIDAECSPDPVSSRPKKEDGGVRALIKRRFENKAKRNSNTQLNHVGLNKGSRHYGSKESVSIPVSPVGSLDLSADASTVVRPVHSSILGEKYCFEVINSENTHCFGCSSAAERDRWIEDLRRAAQPNKDNIERTENSLNLWVKEAKDLPPKRRYYCEVHLDGTLFARTTSRPIGKVPSRSNLAAEISTGSSGSLGGSGGVAGGCQLFWGEFFELDNLPCISQITLHLFREEDPKKKRHSRDEFSLHPLGSVNIHLADIRGRTYQEKWYPIIPYKLSSTGSAKEHLGSQASLRIKARFQNLHVLPMEKYKEFAEYVTVNYVDMCKSLEPLLNVKEKEELAGALVHVLQSIGKAKEFLVDLGTAEIERFGEKEALIFRENTIATKAIDEYMKLVGQKYLIDTLGKYVRLNWFPVIANTFIVLSFSLVSGDFIIRLYVMGDNCEVDPRKCHASELSNNQRNLREVCDEVVRKIIDLHGHFPEELNKIFSSWTVLCEDQGRPEIGQRLISASLFLRFLCPAVLSPSLFGLTQPYPEPKTLRALTLTAKVIQNLANFTLFGDKEEYMLFMNEFLEQHWDRMRGFLQTVSNSYAEIPMSSFDGYVDLPLRLAVLHGLLVDIICLRDQDTIEKLHPLPLILNQITESLGPEMHQITINQKQVKPMYVPPKDLSKFSPHQSSLQQLPQDAKRDGDVKARRRKPVTRTQSAPHRRPEKRLKRQTSSEALPTGEHEQDLETNQPLISSPKPSEAIKPCAPVPWIKDVQNREPREMHSEQEELSLLDKHAQELSELRLGIDQVTERELEMAKRLEDFINQSQAQNAILQAEMDELRNLLAVREAQLAGATFRLDVIEEEREDDERKLNAAIAAAERMNILEEQFAGLMKDIHQLNKSTS, from the exons ATGGGCACTGAGCAACAAGAAGTGGAGTCTACAACACATCCACCTCAAACAGAACAAGGATCAGCAGCGAAGAAGAGGAACCCCCCTGCAGATCATCTCGAGGGACAAGCAGCTGAGTCCACTGACCCTCTCAAAACATACAAATGGAAAACGGCCTCAAAGGAATTTCTTCATGAGGTGAGTGAAGACGGAGCATCCTCTGCGGCATCTACAACTGAAAGGACTCAAAAGGGCAACAAATGGAACAAGATGCAATTGCGGCGCAAGGCCCTGAGTGAGGAAGACAAAGCAACTAAGATGAATTCTACAGGAAAGAATCCCTTCCAAAGAGCCCTTTCTTTGCCTCCTATGTCATTTTTTACCATGCTGACCCAATCCTCTAGCTCTGACAGTGCACCACACGGAGAGCCCCCAAAACCCTCTGTTACAGAAGCCACTTTGGAGCCTGAGCAAGGGGGAGGAGGGGCCCGATTTAAAAAGTGCTGGAGGTCTGTGTCTCAGAAGCTCAAAAGGCCCAGACTGCAAAGTCGGAACAGCGCCCCTATATTGTTACAAG GTGAAGGTGAGCATGAAGCTGTGTCCACAGAGCTCCAGAAAAACCAGTGGGCGGAACCCCGCGAAGTTACCTTGTGGAACATTAGCAACTGTGTTCTTCAAGATGGACAGATTCTCATCTGCACCGAGGAAGAA CCGACAATGTGGACCCGGACCCGTGTTAACAGCTGCCTGTCCAACCTCAGTATGCAGAATCTTGTGGATATTGACGCAG AATGTAGTCCTGACCCCGTGAGCTCTCGACCAAAGAAAGAAGATGGTGGTGTGCGG GCACTGATTAAGCGACGTTTTGAGAACAAGGCTAAGAGAAACAGCAACACTCAACTGAACCACGTGGGACTAAACAAAGGAAGCAG GCACTATGGATCCAAGGAGTCTGTATCAATTCCTGTGAGCCCTGTAGGAAGTCTGGATCTGAGTGCAGATGCCAGTACTGTGGTCAGGCCAGTCCACAGCTCCATTTTAGGGGAGAAGTACTGTTTTGAG GTCATAAACTCGGAGAACACACACTGCTTTGGCTGCTCCTCAGCTGCAGAGCGTGATCGTTGGATTGAAGACCTGAGAAGGGCTGCCCAGCCCAATAAG GATAACATTGAGCGGACAGAGAACTCCCTAAATCTGTGGGTGAAAGAAGCAAAGGATTTGCCTCCCAAACGGCGCTATTACTGTGAAGTACATTTGGATGGGACTCTCTTTGCCCGTACCACCTCTCGCCCTATAGGAAAAGTGCCCAGTCGTTCCAACCTGGCCGCAGAAATCTCTACTGGTTCTTCAGGAAGTCTGGGTGGTAGTGGAGGTGTTGCAGGGGGATGTCAGTTATTCTGGGGAGAGTTCTTTGAACTTGACAATCTTCCCTGCATCTCACAAATCACCTTGCACCTCTTCCGCGAGGAAGATCCCAAGAAAAAGCGCCATTCTCGAGATGAATTTAGCCTGCATCCACTGGGGAGTGTCAATATACACTTAGCTGATATCCGAGGGAGGACCTATCAGGAAAAGTGGTACCCTATCATTCCTTACAAGCTGTCGAGTACGGGGTCCGCCAAAGAGCATCTGGGGTCACAGGCTTCTCTTCGCATCAAGGCCCGTTTCCAGAATCTACACGTTCTTCCTATGGAGAAATACAAGGAGTTTGCTGAGTATGTGACTGTGAATTATGTCGACATGTGCAAAAGCTTGGAGCCACTTCTGAATGTGAAAGAAAAGGAGGAGCTGGCCGGGGCGCTTGTGCATGTGCTGCAGAGTATCGGCAAAGCAAAG GAGTTTCTCGTTGATTTGGGAACCGCTGAGATTGAACGTTTTGGAGAGAAGGAGGCTCTTATCTTCAGAGAGAACACAATTGCCACGAAAGCCATTGATGAATATATGAAGCTGGTTGGACAAAAATACCTCATTGACACACTAGGTAAATATGTTAGATTAAACTGGTTTCCCGTAATTGCAAATACTTTCATAGTGCTCTCTTTCTCATTGGTTTCAGGGGACTTCATCATACGTCTCTATGTAATGGGGGACAACTGTGAAGTTGACCCCCGCAAATGTCATGCCTCTGAACTATCAAACAACCAGAGGAATTTGAGGGAAGTGTGTGACGAAGTGGTGCGGAAAATTATTGACCTCCATGG ACACTTTCCTGAGGAGCTGAACAAGATTTTCTCAAGTTGGACAGTATTGTGTGAAGACCAAGGAAGACCAGAGATTGGTCAACGTCTCATCTCTGCTTCCCTCTTCCTTCGCTTCTTGTGTCCTGCTGTCCTGAGTCCATCTCTTTTTGGTTTGACACAACCATACCCAGAACCAAAAACCCTACGTGCACTCACCCTAACTGCTAAAGTCATCCAGAACTTGGCAAACTTCACTCT GTTTGGAGACAAGGAGGAGTACATGCTTTTTATGAATGAATTCTTAGAGCAGCATTGGGACAGAATGAGGGGCTTTCTCCAAACAGTATCCAATTCATATGCTGAAATCCCAATGAGTTCTTTTGATGGCTATGTGGATCTACCTCTGCGACTGGCCGTGCTACATGGTCTGTTGGTTGATATCATCTGTCTGAGGGATCAG GACACCATTGAGAAATTGCACCCTCTGCCTTTGATTCTGAACCAGATAACAGAGTCACTGGGCCCTGAGATGCACCAGATAACAATTAACCA GAAACAAGTCAAGCCAATGTATGTTCCTCCAAAGGACTTGAGCAAATTTAGCCCTCATCAATCATCCCTCCAACAGCTTCCTCAGGACGCCAAGAGAGATGG agatgTGAAAGCTAGGAGAAGGAAGCCAGTCACCAGAACTCAAAGTGCACCTCATAGACGTCCTGAAAAAAGACTAAAGAGGCAGACAAGTTCTGAAGCCCTACCCACAGGGGAGCATGAACAAGATTTGGAAACAAACCAGCCACTCATATCATCACCAAAACCT AGCGAAGCAATCAAACCATGCGCACCAGTACCTTGGATTAAAGATGTACAAAACAGGGAGCCCAGAGAGATGCACTCTGAGCAGGAGGAACTCAGCTTACTAGATAAG CATGCCCAAGAACTGTCCGAGCTCCGCCTGGGAATAGACCAGGTGACTGAGCGTGAGCTGGAAATGGCAAAGCGACTGGAGGACTTCATTAACCAAAGTCAAGCTCAGAATGCAATACTGCAGGCCGAAATGGATGAGCTTCGGAATCTGCTGGCTGTGCGGGAGGCGCAGCTTGCTGGCGCCACCTTCAG GTTGGACGTGATCGAGGAGGAGAGGGAGGATGATGAGCGCAAGCTGAATGCCGCAATTGCAGCTGCTGAGCGAATGAACATACTG GAGGAGCAGTTTGCCGGCTTGATGAAGGATATTCATCAGCTCAATAAATCAACAAGCTGA
- the rasal3 gene encoding ras/Rap GTPase-activating protein SynGAP isoform X2 yields the protein MGTEQQEVESTTHPPQTEQGSAAKKRNPPADHLEGQAAESTDPLKTYKWKTASKEFLHEVSEDGASSAASTTERTQKGNKWNKMQLRRKALSEEDKATKMNSTGKNPFQRALSLPPMSFFTMLTQSSSSDSAPHGEPPKPSVTEATLEPEQGGGGARFKKCWRSVSQKLKRPRLQSRNSAPILLQGEGEHEAVSTELQKNQWAEPREVTLWNISNCVLQDGQILICTEEEPTMWTRTRVNSCLSNLSMQNLVDIDAECSPDPVSSRPKKEDGGVRALIKRRFENKAKRNSNTQLNHVGLNKGSRHYGSKESVSIPVSPVGSLDLSADASTVVRPVHSSILGEKYCFEVINSENTHCFGCSSAAERDRWIEDLRRAAQPNKDNIERTENSLNLWVKEAKDLPPKRRYYCEVHLDGTLFARTTSRPIGKVPSRSNLAAEISTGSSGSLGGSGGVAGGCQLFWGEFFELDNLPCISQITLHLFREEDPKKKRHSRDEFSLHPLGSVNIHLADIRGRTYQEKWYPIIPYKLSSTGSAKEHLGSQASLRIKARFQNLHVLPMEKYKEFAEYVTVNYVDMCKSLEPLLNVKEKEELAGALVHVLQSIGKAKEFLVDLGTAEIERFGEKEALIFRENTIATKAIDEYMKLVGQKYLIDTLGDFIIRLYVMGDNCEVDPRKCHASELSNNQRNLREVCDEVVRKIIDLHGHFPEELNKIFSSWTVLCEDQGRPEIGQRLISASLFLRFLCPAVLSPSLFGLTQPYPEPKTLRALTLTAKVIQNLANFTLFGDKEEYMLFMNEFLEQHWDRMRGFLQTVSNSYAEIPMSSFDGYVDLPLRLAVLHGLLVDIICLRDQDTIEKLHPLPLILNQITESLGPEMHQITINQKQVKPMYVPPKDLSKFSPHQSSLQQLPQDAKRDGDVKARRRKPVTRTQSAPHRRPEKRLKRQTSSEALPTGEHEQDLETNQPLISSPKPSEAIKPCAPVPWIKDVQNREPREMHSEQEELSLLDKHAQELSELRLGIDQVTERELEMAKRLEDFINQSQAQNAILQAEMDELRNLLAVREAQLAGATFRLDVIEEEREDDERKLNAAIAAAERMNILEEQFAGLMKDIHQLNKSTS from the exons ATGGGCACTGAGCAACAAGAAGTGGAGTCTACAACACATCCACCTCAAACAGAACAAGGATCAGCAGCGAAGAAGAGGAACCCCCCTGCAGATCATCTCGAGGGACAAGCAGCTGAGTCCACTGACCCTCTCAAAACATACAAATGGAAAACGGCCTCAAAGGAATTTCTTCATGAGGTGAGTGAAGACGGAGCATCCTCTGCGGCATCTACAACTGAAAGGACTCAAAAGGGCAACAAATGGAACAAGATGCAATTGCGGCGCAAGGCCCTGAGTGAGGAAGACAAAGCAACTAAGATGAATTCTACAGGAAAGAATCCCTTCCAAAGAGCCCTTTCTTTGCCTCCTATGTCATTTTTTACCATGCTGACCCAATCCTCTAGCTCTGACAGTGCACCACACGGAGAGCCCCCAAAACCCTCTGTTACAGAAGCCACTTTGGAGCCTGAGCAAGGGGGAGGAGGGGCCCGATTTAAAAAGTGCTGGAGGTCTGTGTCTCAGAAGCTCAAAAGGCCCAGACTGCAAAGTCGGAACAGCGCCCCTATATTGTTACAAG GTGAAGGTGAGCATGAAGCTGTGTCCACAGAGCTCCAGAAAAACCAGTGGGCGGAACCCCGCGAAGTTACCTTGTGGAACATTAGCAACTGTGTTCTTCAAGATGGACAGATTCTCATCTGCACCGAGGAAGAA CCGACAATGTGGACCCGGACCCGTGTTAACAGCTGCCTGTCCAACCTCAGTATGCAGAATCTTGTGGATATTGACGCAG AATGTAGTCCTGACCCCGTGAGCTCTCGACCAAAGAAAGAAGATGGTGGTGTGCGG GCACTGATTAAGCGACGTTTTGAGAACAAGGCTAAGAGAAACAGCAACACTCAACTGAACCACGTGGGACTAAACAAAGGAAGCAG GCACTATGGATCCAAGGAGTCTGTATCAATTCCTGTGAGCCCTGTAGGAAGTCTGGATCTGAGTGCAGATGCCAGTACTGTGGTCAGGCCAGTCCACAGCTCCATTTTAGGGGAGAAGTACTGTTTTGAG GTCATAAACTCGGAGAACACACACTGCTTTGGCTGCTCCTCAGCTGCAGAGCGTGATCGTTGGATTGAAGACCTGAGAAGGGCTGCCCAGCCCAATAAG GATAACATTGAGCGGACAGAGAACTCCCTAAATCTGTGGGTGAAAGAAGCAAAGGATTTGCCTCCCAAACGGCGCTATTACTGTGAAGTACATTTGGATGGGACTCTCTTTGCCCGTACCACCTCTCGCCCTATAGGAAAAGTGCCCAGTCGTTCCAACCTGGCCGCAGAAATCTCTACTGGTTCTTCAGGAAGTCTGGGTGGTAGTGGAGGTGTTGCAGGGGGATGTCAGTTATTCTGGGGAGAGTTCTTTGAACTTGACAATCTTCCCTGCATCTCACAAATCACCTTGCACCTCTTCCGCGAGGAAGATCCCAAGAAAAAGCGCCATTCTCGAGATGAATTTAGCCTGCATCCACTGGGGAGTGTCAATATACACTTAGCTGATATCCGAGGGAGGACCTATCAGGAAAAGTGGTACCCTATCATTCCTTACAAGCTGTCGAGTACGGGGTCCGCCAAAGAGCATCTGGGGTCACAGGCTTCTCTTCGCATCAAGGCCCGTTTCCAGAATCTACACGTTCTTCCTATGGAGAAATACAAGGAGTTTGCTGAGTATGTGACTGTGAATTATGTCGACATGTGCAAAAGCTTGGAGCCACTTCTGAATGTGAAAGAAAAGGAGGAGCTGGCCGGGGCGCTTGTGCATGTGCTGCAGAGTATCGGCAAAGCAAAG GAGTTTCTCGTTGATTTGGGAACCGCTGAGATTGAACGTTTTGGAGAGAAGGAGGCTCTTATCTTCAGAGAGAACACAATTGCCACGAAAGCCATTGATGAATATATGAAGCTGGTTGGACAAAAATACCTCATTGACACACTAG GGGACTTCATCATACGTCTCTATGTAATGGGGGACAACTGTGAAGTTGACCCCCGCAAATGTCATGCCTCTGAACTATCAAACAACCAGAGGAATTTGAGGGAAGTGTGTGACGAAGTGGTGCGGAAAATTATTGACCTCCATGG ACACTTTCCTGAGGAGCTGAACAAGATTTTCTCAAGTTGGACAGTATTGTGTGAAGACCAAGGAAGACCAGAGATTGGTCAACGTCTCATCTCTGCTTCCCTCTTCCTTCGCTTCTTGTGTCCTGCTGTCCTGAGTCCATCTCTTTTTGGTTTGACACAACCATACCCAGAACCAAAAACCCTACGTGCACTCACCCTAACTGCTAAAGTCATCCAGAACTTGGCAAACTTCACTCT GTTTGGAGACAAGGAGGAGTACATGCTTTTTATGAATGAATTCTTAGAGCAGCATTGGGACAGAATGAGGGGCTTTCTCCAAACAGTATCCAATTCATATGCTGAAATCCCAATGAGTTCTTTTGATGGCTATGTGGATCTACCTCTGCGACTGGCCGTGCTACATGGTCTGTTGGTTGATATCATCTGTCTGAGGGATCAG GACACCATTGAGAAATTGCACCCTCTGCCTTTGATTCTGAACCAGATAACAGAGTCACTGGGCCCTGAGATGCACCAGATAACAATTAACCA GAAACAAGTCAAGCCAATGTATGTTCCTCCAAAGGACTTGAGCAAATTTAGCCCTCATCAATCATCCCTCCAACAGCTTCCTCAGGACGCCAAGAGAGATGG agatgTGAAAGCTAGGAGAAGGAAGCCAGTCACCAGAACTCAAAGTGCACCTCATAGACGTCCTGAAAAAAGACTAAAGAGGCAGACAAGTTCTGAAGCCCTACCCACAGGGGAGCATGAACAAGATTTGGAAACAAACCAGCCACTCATATCATCACCAAAACCT AGCGAAGCAATCAAACCATGCGCACCAGTACCTTGGATTAAAGATGTACAAAACAGGGAGCCCAGAGAGATGCACTCTGAGCAGGAGGAACTCAGCTTACTAGATAAG CATGCCCAAGAACTGTCCGAGCTCCGCCTGGGAATAGACCAGGTGACTGAGCGTGAGCTGGAAATGGCAAAGCGACTGGAGGACTTCATTAACCAAAGTCAAGCTCAGAATGCAATACTGCAGGCCGAAATGGATGAGCTTCGGAATCTGCTGGCTGTGCGGGAGGCGCAGCTTGCTGGCGCCACCTTCAG GTTGGACGTGATCGAGGAGGAGAGGGAGGATGATGAGCGCAAGCTGAATGCCGCAATTGCAGCTGCTGAGCGAATGAACATACTG GAGGAGCAGTTTGCCGGCTTGATGAAGGATATTCATCAGCTCAATAAATCAACAAGCTGA